TCCTGGGTAGATTTGGTCCCCAATTGAACTTGTCCTCTAATACCTTCTTCTCTTTGTCCACTCTgaaattcttcttcttttctgccTTTGTCCTGAGACTTTCCAAACAAGAAGCAAAGTCGAAGGGTCCCCTCCAGGACCCTCGGATGCCATGGGTACCTCAGGATTGGGTCGCTGTCGACTGGCGCTGGCCTTTGCGGTGCTGATGGACGCTGCAGGCACCGGGGCCCTGCTGACAGGCATCTTTGCCAGGCTCCGGCTCCGAGGCCGGGACTTTGGGGATCTTCTGATCTACTCCGGAGCCGTCCTGGTGTTCCTGAGCCTGCTGGGCTGGATCATGTGGTATACGGGCAATATCGAGATCGCCCCAGAAGAACTGGCAAGGGATTATGGTGCCAAGGGAGGCACTCTGGCCCGACTCGCCAGGAAGATCTCCCGGACCTGGTCCCGACGCCAAGGTGGTGGACTGGCCATGCGGACAGTGCCAAGCAGCCGGGAAGCAGCCTAGAGGTAACATGCACACTATAGACTCCAAGCATGGAAATGCTATTTTttgtattacaactcccagaaccccccaACCAGCATAGCCAGCTTTAGAGATAAATGGGGTTTGGGTCTGGGAGCTGACATCCTAACATTAACTGCTCTTTCTCATGCTAGTTTCCTTGGGACTGTGTTTGCCTATAGcagggccctccagctgtttgggactCCCAACTCACAGAATTCCCAACCATTGAAtaagttggctagggcttctggaagttggaggtccaaacagcTGTAGGGGTGCAAGTTGAAGATGCCTGGTCTATAGCCACTAGATGTGGCAACCTTTCAACTAGCCACTATAATGGTGTGTTCTGCTGTTGCTTTGTACGCCAGGGACATTAACGGGATTAATATTTTACTCAGTACTGCAAAAGGCCCATTCTCCTGAGTTTTGCATATTACCTTGCTGTTAAAATACACCACAGTATTGTCATGCTATATTTATATCACCTTGATATAAACATAGGCAGGTGTAACCTTGCCGCCAGATGGCTATTAGCACAAATAGACATCTCGCGACCAGGTTACATCTGTCTaaattgcctcccccccccccccggcccccttCCTGGCATCATATTGAGGTGTATGTTTTAGCTTGGATCTGTTACCTCTTTAGCATCACTTTTATCCACCTTgtcctaaattattttgtgtgttCGGGTCCCCAAATCTACTTCAGTGGATGCTCCTGAGAATTCTGTTCTGCTTTATTGAATGGGTGTTTGAAAACCTGGAGTTATTCTGGTAAAAGAACACAGTTGGATTTATAAGATGAGAAGCTGTTGTTGCAACATGCTAATGCTAACAGAATTCCCTCTCCTGAACAGCTTTTAAGGATAGAGGCtcgatttataataatttatcccAGACGGCCTCAAATTCAGTGGCAGTTGGCTGTACTTGCTGGGGATGGCAGGAATTGCAGACCCAACACAAACAAAAAAGCACTATTCAGCTagctcaggtatgggcaaacatgggcccttcgggtgttttggacttcaactcccacaattcctaaaagccggtaggctgttgggaattgtggtagttgaattccaaaatacctggagggcacaAGTTTGTGCATGCCTGAGCTAGATGCACAGACTGAAAAACGACTTCCATGATTAGTACAGTTatatatcactttaactgttgaAAGCCACTGCCTGTActgtctagggcaggggtccccaaactaaggcccgggggctggatgtggccctccaaggtcatttacctggccctgccctcatttataatataatatttttataccagttttaataatataatatattgtatatacatatattgataataatatatcattttatacaatataatattaataataatgccatataataatattaattatatgttatatattacatatattacagtatagtggtatagttcaatatagtaatatataatgctaatattgtgctatgctaataatataatatattgtatgtacatacagctgctcttagttcccttcagggtgagaagggtgggatataaatgtagtaaataaatgtagtaaatgaataaataaataactttggacttaggcttgcccaaagtctgaaatgacttgaagacacacaacaacaacaacaacaatcctaattaacctgactatctcattggccagaagcaggcccacactttctattgaaatcctgataggtttatgttggttaaaattattttcatttttaaatattgcattggtctttcattgttattgttgttgttttgcactacaaataagatatgtgcagtgtgcataggaatttgttcattttttttttcaaatgataattcggcccctcaacagtctgaaggattgtggaccggccctctgctttaaaagtttgaggacccctggtctaggggtTGGGTTCTGggtactgtaattttaaaaatgatgtttcAAGCTTTCATAAATACATTTGGAATGCATATATGACCTCCTCCTTCACTTAATCACTGAATTTATGATGCACCCACTAGCCCTGCCTACCTCTACTTCCTTTGTTGTCACATCAAGAATTTCATGTTTCATCTGCAACACTGCACCAGACAGTGAGGGTTCCTGACTGTAGGGAACAGCCTTGTGGATTAAATACATTTTTCACAGATgcgaagaaggagaaagaagggaaatgaaagcaagaaagaaaggggATATATGTAGTACGGAGGAGCATGGTCAGTAATCATggtccctcttcttccttccaacACAGGCCAGGCTTGCTGACTACCCTTCACCACATTGCTCATTTACCTGCTATCCACACCTCACTGCATTCTTGACTTTATTAATAAGGGTCTTTCATGCATAATGCTGATCTCTGCAAATAGAAACCCCCGATTGGTTGGCTCAAGATTCTTGACAAGAGTGTATACACACGGCATTCCCATCATAATCTTTTACAACCATTTTACACGGCAGTTATTCATGTTGCAGATGGCAGAAGAGAAGGGGGCATAAAGGTTGGGCTGAAACTGAGAGCAGAAGTAAGAGTGAAAATGGGACTTCCCAATTCATATTTCAGTCCCTTCCTCACAATACTTTCCAGTTTTCACCACAGAAAAAGCTGAAGTGTTGCATGTGTATCTTTCTGCTGGTTGAGTACAATCTCACTTTTAGAAGTAGATCTCAAATAATGAAGAGGCTCAGAAAAGATTCTACAAGCGTTTTCTCACATTGCTGTGTTCCATTCCCTGAATATTAGGGTGGCTTCCAATGTTCATAACCATCCCTTGTTTTTCCACTGCTTGGAAAAAGTGACTCTTCCTTGTTTTTCCATGACTGCTCCagccttttttccttttaaatctgGGAATTGgttaaaggaagaaaaagacagaATGGGCTTCACCGTGGTGTTCAATTGCTAGGACGAAGAGGCCTTTTATGACCAATTGTGAATGAAAGCTGGCCATACGTGGGCTCGAATCTCTCCTGGATGAAGCTTCTGCCACTAGCAGCATTCCCAGCCTTGTATGTTTGCTTATTTTTACACAATGGCTCTGCTTCCCTTCCAGTCACctcaacttttccaaactctggttttaaatatataatcCTTTAAAAAGTCCTACTGGATCAGACAAAATCCTGTTTAATCCAGCGCCCTGTTTTCCATATTGGCCAATCGGCATAGATTCAAAGACTGCAACTTTGCTCTTTCTTCGACACTTTTGTTTCTCTTTCAATACCTTCATTAATCTTTTAAGACTGTATCACTGCCTGAAACTAGAGACAGTGGATGTTGTTTTGTGGCTGACATAAGAGATCCTCCCCTCCTCCTTGGAGTTATTGTTTCCTTTGGGTATATTTGCATCATATCATCCACCTTGTTGAACATCACCTGTCAAGTTATGCATGTGTCATTGTAAAGAGAAGTATCAATTTGTTGttgattcgttcagtcgcttccgactcttcgtgacctcacggACCAGTCTCCCATGTCCTCCCTAACCTTGGCAAGGGGTTGAActgggtggtctcttccaacacaggAGACTTGGCCACGggggtccacgctcttgttacatctcgtttggactattgcaacgcactctacgtagggttgcctttgaagactgtttggaagctggaactagtccaacgttccgcagccaggttactaactggagcacattcagggagcatacaactcctctgttgaagcagctccactggctgcctgttagcttccgggcacaattcaaagtgctggctttgacctacaaaaccttaaacggctctggtccaacttacctctcagaacgtATCGTCCCCTACGAGCtgtcccgcagattaagatcctCAACTGaagccctgctctctgtcccgccGCTGTCATGGGTGCGGTTGgcgggaacaagagacagggctttttcagtggtggctccgcggctgtggaactccttgctaagggagattagggaagccccctcactcatatcTTTcaagaagcagctgaagacctggctgtgggatcaagcatttgaCCCACCCTAAGATATTatctgatatgacctgatggattaatattaattcaaacacagactggctctgactttggcttgaaatttcccttttgtaatggtcacatggttttaattgttttaatttgatttggataccagctttcattttatttatttatttatttatttatttatagcatttatattccgcccttctcaccccgaaggggactcagggcggatcacattgcacacataaaggcaaacattcaatgccataacatagaacagagacagagacaagacgcaggcacgggctggcctcgaactcatgacctcttggtcagagtgatttgttgcagctggcttgctttccagcctgcaccacacccgtgttttatgtttggtttttctacatgttgtattatatgtggcattctgccattatgtaagaccgctctgagtccccctgaggaagaaaagtggcatataaattaattaaataaataaatccttgtgggaggcttctctcatgtggagctggagctgacagaaggagctcatccatgctttctCTGGAACTTCTTGaataggcaaccttcaggtcagtaacccaggtcagcagtcctgccagcacaacccattgcgccatcgggggctccatatgGTTGTTAGGATTGGCTACAGCGGAATCCCATTACTTCCCagaacaaactttatttcattgtttactgcagacatacTACTGCAACCTGATGGCAAAAGTCTGTGTTTCTTCATCTTCCTCCCAATGTTGATTCTATTAAAAAATACTTCCGAAGAGACAGAGGTGGAGGAGGAAAGGGCACTCTCAGCAGAGGCTTTGTAGATGGAGATGTGTCTGCATTATCCAGTCATTGGGTTTCATTCAGCTTTATGAAATACACATTATTCAGAAGCCTGACTTAGTACAATTTATACTGGAACTAACAAAACTACACAGTTTTTCAAAAAATCTGTTATGTTTTTGTCCAACTGATTTTTCAGGAAGTTCACAGCTCCATAAACCTTCCCTTCCAGGCTTTTTGAAGGCTATTTTTTAAACAATGCATGCAATTATACAGTAATTTATACACAAAGTTGAAGGGCCCCATACTCCTTACTACTGGATTTAGGCTTTCTAAGTCTCAGGTGAC
This sequence is a window from Anolis carolinensis isolate JA03-04 chromosome 6, rAnoCar3.1.pri, whole genome shotgun sequence. Protein-coding genes within it:
- the tmem238 gene encoding transmembrane protein 238 isoform X1; this encodes MWKEAPFYSTIVFILELDHSQILVSATGSWNQIPMDTMTFQTRSKVEGSPPGPSDAMGTSGLGRCRLALAFAVLMDAAGTGALLTGIFARLRLRGRDFGDLLIYSGAVLVFLSLLGWIMWYTGNIEIAPEELARDYGAKGGTLARLARKISRTWSRRQGGGLAMRTVPSSREAA
- the tmem238 gene encoding transmembrane protein 238 isoform X2; translation: MGTSGLGRCRLALAFAVLMDAAGTGALLTGIFARLRLRGRDFGDLLIYSGAVLVFLSLLGWIMWYTGNIEIAPEELARDYGAKGGTLARLARKISRTWSRRQGGGLAMRTVPSSREAA